The sequence TTTCCGAAATCTCTAGAAGCCTTGGAAGCAACGCTAGCAGCCATGTTACCAGGTGCAATATTCGTCAGGTGGAGAACTAAATTTCTCTGCAAGTGCTAGCGAATATATGGCAGAACCAGCCAGTGACGTCAATGCGTTACCTGTCTTTGTCCGCACGATGTCAGTGTTGCCGTCATATACTTTGAACAAGGTAACAAACTGCATTACAAACTGCATTACAAACTGCATTACAGTACTTTCCGCATTATATTTGTGATCTCGATAGATATGCATACCACTACAATCGACGGAAATTGCTGCATGGTACGTAGGATAtctatatacaacaatatactaccattgtcTCACTGTAACAGTTTTGGattgtataataataattcTTCTCATTTGGCAGGCAATGACAGACGTGAATGCGATTTTTTGAGGACCTCGACAAACTTTTGGGGTGTCGTCCAGACTGCAGCCCTGCATGCATACTACCTAGTACCGTCACCaatagcagcagcagcagcagcagcagcaaaggAAGTACACGCAGTAGTGAGAACGGCAGAAggagcagcaacagcagcaattcAAGCAAGAGAGATCTTTCTGAAGACAAGGAAAGGGATTGTGAGGGTGATAATGACATAATAGCTATCGACGTTACTACTGCTGATGAGGATTGCCGACCAccagaaaagaaaaagaaaaagatgtCCAGCTCTAGAAGGCGTACCCACATGCCAGATGTGGTGCAGTTTCTTAGAAAGACAGAAGCTAGACAAAAGGAGGAATTACAGAGACTTGATGTCCTTGAGCGGATGCACCGAGAAAAATGGAAGCTTTCTCTGGCTTGATTGATGTTCTAAAATCTGTCTGTAATAAGTAACTAGTACAACAGAAAGAgatatgtttgtgtgcaaCTATTCTGTTATGTTCAGTCAAGAGAATCGTAAATGCTTATCTGCCCACAAGTGTTCCATGATGTTCTTGCGCTTGAGAGTGGCTTCATTCCTTCTATGACCATCACTTGCTATGTCATCTACATCAGGAAGATCTGAACAACTGTCATCTTGACCTTCCTGAATCATGTCTTCAACCTGCTCGTCACTACTAGCTAGGCAAATGTTGTGCAATACACATGCAGCCATTACGAATTCTGAAAAGTCCTCTACTCTGACCATGTCAACATACTTGAGACGTCTGAAACGACCTTTTAACAAAGCAAATGCTCGCTCGATGGCCATCCTTGTAGAAGAGTGGAGGAAGTTGTAGCGTCGTTCTTTTTCTAAATGGCGACCATTGTCTCGAAATGGGTTCATCAACCAGGTGGTTAAAGGATATGCTGAGTCACCCAACAGATAACTACCATACGGAGATAGTCTTTCAGTTCCTTGTTCCAGCACTATCTGATACAAATCAGAGCGATGCAAATCTCTTGCATCATGTGTACTGCCCGGCCATCCAGCATAGCAGTCCATGAAAACCATTCTGTGGTTACAAACTGCTTGCAAAACAATTGAATGAAATCCTTTTCTATTTATATACACTTCTTGGTCTTGCCTTGGAGCTTTTATAGGTATATGTGATCCATCAAGAGCTCCAATTACCTTTTCCAAACCACGCCGTCTTTCAAATCCATTACTGATGTGCTCAAATTCAGAATTACCTGAGGGCGAAGCAATCAAGCGACGTTTCCAGTTCTCGTTGATTGAGGAAATGGTCCTTCGAACAGTTCTGTAAACAGTTGCTTCACAAACTCCAAACCTATCTGTCACAGATCGAAGAGTCTCCTGAGTCGACAGCATCCACAGTGTACTTAGCAGTTGTTTCTCATAGCTTCAAGGCTCTCTTCCTCCACGCCTGATAACATTCACCCTGCAGCTGGCCAGTAGCCTTACAAGAATCATAAATGTAGAACGATGCACACGAAAATAACGCCTAAAATCATCCAGAGGTTGCAAAGGGATGATTTCTTCAACAAATCCCTGAATGCTGGATTCACTCCTAGATGTCCTGCTACCAAGAACCATTCTCAAAAGGGGACCGGCAAAATTTGCTCTAGTCAACATCAAGCAAACGATTTCCATGTCATCTAGTAACTCCACTGCAGCTCCACAACAAAACACTACTACTGCTGCCGCTGCCGCGTCCAGCGCACTGCTAAACTATTAATACGCATGCTCAGGTCTTCTAGGTCCTCTTCTggcgaattttttttttgGGCCCCGTTGGGTGTGGCTTTAGCTGTTCCAGTATGCACTTCCTTGCGGttgcagtggtctggtagtacgaggctcggcagtcaatggacatcttgcaaccgcgattttgacataaacgaactgctgtcttttgtgcacctttcgagcagtaacctgcaccgtttattgaaagggggcctcagttttgtcgtctgctgaacgtggttttctcggcacaaatcaacttcaataaattaggcgacaggtaaagtcatttataattactattcttcgcagttaagcaaattttcagttttcataaaatctttttttgggtgcgatttatgcgtcaatattgacactgttgcatgcactgcatacatgtactatttattgcaaatttattttctgtgtgcaattaattaaataatatgcagaaaagtgcaaagtactcaggtaatttaattctatttcacaactactaagttactaaaaagatttattaacaggtaaacactctaatagggtagtatacaattaaaataacagcatatgatatgtgtgtgtacacaatatttactaagcattatctagttggataaacacgtacacaaaataatgtactctaataatcattactaatcggatcatttaatgtaagcaacatactaattactaatgcatagaatatgatgatgatgatgacgacatattgataacactgctggttgtcacaccgctagctattattgaggtaatctatatttagagctaacattggtttaaattaaattatgttaattaatttaagttaagttaatgactcttagttaagttgatggtatcagtcattgtgttgtgacacttataggtgtaaacattggatatgcattttggcaactggcattatatttcaaactaggcattggttgatatatggttggtgacatgaatgacagtaactgaggtatataattagtatactgtgtttgtgtgtgtgtgtgtgtgtgtgtgtgtgtgtgtgtgtgtgtgtgtgtgtgtgtgtgtgtgtgtgtgtgtgtgtgtgtgtgtgtgtgtgtgtgtgtgtgtgtgtatgtaatgGTGTAAGGAAGTTGAAATAGAGTACTGTATTTGTACAGGGGAGAAGTCTAACAGAAGGCCTATCAGACAGGTGCCAACTGGTTCTTCTAAAGGCAGGAAAGTCTTAGAGACTTAGCCAAAGTCAGGGGTAACGGCATACTTAATACTTAAATGTTACATGGGACTT is a genomic window of Corticium candelabrum chromosome 11, ooCorCand1.1, whole genome shotgun sequence containing:
- the LOC134187028 gene encoding uncharacterized protein LOC134187028, which gives rise to MNPFRDNGRHLEKERRYNFLHSSTRMAIERAFALLKGRFRRLKYVDMVRVEDFSEFVMAACVLHNICLASSDEQVEDMIQEGQDDSCSDLPDVDDIASDGHRRNEATLKRKNIMEHLWADKHLRFS